One Pigmentibacter ruber genomic window, CTTTTAAAATTTCAAGCCGTGCATTATCTGAAGCAGCGGCAAAATTAGATCTTAAGTTTAACTCTTGATTGTAATTCTCCTTCAAAATCCATGAATTACTTTCTTTTTGAATGTCTTTAACTATAATGTTCTCATTTTCTTTTAAGAGACTTTCTACAGATGCTAAGAAATTATTATTATCTGGTATAATATCTGAGATTTCAGAGAAATTTGTATGATTATTCGTTTTAAAGAAATGTTTAATAAAATTTAGTCTAATTTCATTATTATCTTGCTTTGGATTTTCTTTGTTTTGTCTTATAATATAATTGTTTAAGTTGTTCTGGATTTTAATCATTTCCTCGGAATAAATCTCTAAAAAATTCTCGCTTTTCTTTTTATTACTTAAAAATATATTTAAATAATTGCTTAATTTTTTATTTAAATTGTAATTATTAATATTATTTGAATCGTACCAAATATATATTTTATATTCATTCCCGTTTAATTTGCTCCATAAATTTATGTAATCTTTTTGAATATTTCCTAGTTTACCTCCAAGCCAAATAAAGTGAATATTTTTTGGAACTCTTTTTGACGTTTTTTTATAAAGTCTTTTACTATATTCTATAAGTTTATCATACATAATTTTATAGTCACTATCGCTATCTAGATAGTAAGGTACTGGAATGTTTTTTATTAAATTAATTATTGTTTGATATTTTTGTTCATTAGTCCATGAATCACTATAATTTCTTATTTCATTTAAAGCATTCATGTCTATTTTATACGTTGTACTTTTTTGAATGCTTCTTTCAAGTTTTGCCAAAAAATCTTGTTCAAAGTAAAAATCTTTGGCACTAGCATTAGATTTTTTTGAAACATTACTTAATCTATGTCTTATTTTTGAATAATTTGTCGAAATAAAATTCTCAGAATTAATCTGAATATTATTCGTTTCGGTTTGTTTACTGCAGCTATTGAATATAAGAATAAATAATGTATAGAAATAAATACATTTTATTTTAAGGAAAATCTGTTTCATTTGAAGACCTTTACAAAATTAGAAATTTTCTAAGTTTGTATAGTTATCAAAAAAATTAAATTTTTGAAATAAAATCTTATATATTTAGTTATAAATAAAAATTATGAAAAAGCTAATTGTAAAATTATATTTTTATAAAAAGTAATAATACAATCCTAACTCTATATATTATATACTTCAAAACTATCATCATCTTGAATATCAATTTCTGTATTATCAACAGGTGCTTTAAGAAGTTGCAATAGATCTTCACGTGAAAGATTTTTAAATACTTCTTCATCTTGTTCTATAAATCTTTCAAATATAATTTTTTTCCTACTGATAATTTCATCAATTCTTTCTTCTAATGTACCTTTAGTTACAAGTTTATAGACTTGTACGTTTCTAATTTGACCTATTCTATGAATTCTATCGGTAGCTTGGTTTTCTTTTGCAGCATTCCACCAGCGATCAAAATGAATTACAACACTGGCAGACGTTAGGTCAATACCAGTTCCTCCTGCAAGTAATGAACCAATAAACACTTTGACGTCATTATTTTCTTGAAACTCTTTAACAATATTTCCTCTATTAACCGATTGACCTGTTAAAGTAACATGTTTAATTCCTTGCATAGTGAGGCGTTCAGATAGTTTATGAACCATTTTTGCGTATTGAGAGAAAACAACAACTTTTTGTTTACTTTCTAAGGCTTCACTTAATAATTCATCAAAAACTTGTAATTTACCACTTCCTATATTGCTATATTGAGGATCTATTATACTTGGATCGTTACAAATTTGCTTAAGTAAGCTTATTAAACTAAAAATATGAATATATGGGATAGGATTTTTTTCATTTTGTAAATCATCAATAATTTTTTTCCCTTTTAAGTTTAATGCTTCATTATATAAGCGCTTTTGTGCAGTATTTAAATGGCAATAGCGAATATCTTCAACTTTTTCAGGTAAATCAGTTAGAACGTCCATTTTGTTTCTTCGCATTTTAAATGGATGTATTAATCTGTGTAGTTCCACATCTGAAATAGGGTCAATATCTTCATTTGTGATCATGTATTTCTTTTTGAATTCATTGTCAGTTCCAAGATAATTAGGAGCTATATAATCAAATAAGTTTTTTAATTCTAATAAATCATTTTCAAGTGGAGTACCTGTTAGACATAAACGCATGTTGCTATTAATTTTGCAAGCTGCTTTGTATGTTCTAGTGCTTTGATTTTTCACTAAATGCGCTTCATCTAAAATTACTAAATTCCATTTAAATTGCATTAGAATTTGAATATCTCTTAGTAAAATGCCATAACTTGTTACAAATGCGTAGTGATTGGTCTTATTTTTTTCGATTTTTAATAAATGATTTTTTCTATTAGGACCATGAAAACAAAGGCTATTAATATTCGGAATATATTTTGACATTTTGTCAAGCCAATGATCAATAACACTTGTTGGACAAACTATTAAAGAAATAGAGTTTTGTTCATTATGTGTAATACTAGAGATTAAACCCATAGCCTGATGTGTTTTTCCAAGTCCCATTTCATCTGCTAATAATCCTCCCAGTTGATTATTGTATAACCACCATAGCCACCTTAGCCCATCTTCTTGATATGGTCTTAATTTCAAATTAGTTTCTTTTAATGAAGGTAATAATAAGGTTTCTCTAGAAATTAATCCTGCGCGGATTTTTTCAATAACAGCAGGCTTTCCCTTTACTTTACTTTCTGAGCCAAATTGCTCATGAAATTTCACAAATTCTAATGTCGATAATTTTAGTTGGCCATCTTCTTGAACTTTATTTTTTAACCAATCAAGTTCTGATGTTATTTTAATAAATCCTTTTTCAGTCTCTAAATATTGCTTTCCTTCAGCTCTGGCTTTAAGAATTTGGATTAATGATCCGGAATTATCTAATTTATTTTTTTCATTTTCTAAGTTTGAACTAAATTTCGCATCTACTAATATAGAACCATCTAATGATTTTGATAGAGTGAATTCAGGTATTGTAATCTTCTTATAGACTTTTATTTTAGATAAACTTTCATTTAAAACAATATCAGCTGTTTCTTTTAATCGAGAAAAATCATTTTCTAAAAGATTAGCAGCAGTATCTCCAGAAACAATTCCTACTTTAGGGTATTCATTCCATCTAGATACTTGTGTGTTATTCATTTTATCTACATATGGTATATATCCAATTTTTTTAATAAATAAACCAGATTTACCAACAAAAGACTGGTTTAAATCTGATACTGACAACTTTTTAATAATTTTTTCATCTTTTATTATTGCTATATATTTTTCAATTGTAAATCCAGTTTTTCCATTTCCTTTAACATTAAAGTACCTTTTTGCAACTACATTATGAGTAATTAATTTTTTAACTTTATCTGAAGATTTTTCAATATATTTTTCATTGAATAAAAGTTTACAAGTATCATCAACGCCAAATCGATAATTTATCTTTTTTGTATTTTCAATTTGAACAATTGCATTTAACCATGGTTCTTCTTTATCTAAATCAATGGAAACAAGTTCAGTAACATTTGAAGAAAAAACATTTTCTAAATTACTGCTTTCAAGAATTTGTTTTGCATCATTAATTATATCCCATTTTTCTTCATTGCTATAAAGATTTTTCTTGTTTTCATTTTTTTGAGGCGATAAAGTATTTTGTTGAATTGAATTTAGATATGAATCAGAATCTCCAACTGTAAAATTAAGTTTTTGGAGTAATGATTTTTTCT contains:
- a CDS encoding DEAD/DEAH box helicase, coding for MASNSFIDFVFSQFQGNNWQNGISIYRSGGIHNFQSFGELLSCRVKAGIGENYEVRLKIHAQGRFVQWMECTCQANRRRAEKCQHIAAFCIYLDQEKKSLLQKLNFTVGDSDSYLNSIQQNTLSPQKNENKKNLYSNEEKWDIINDAKQILESSNLENVFSSNVTELVSIDLDKEEPWLNAIVQIENTKKINYRFGVDDTCKLLFNEKYIEKSSDKVKKLITHNVVAKRYFNVKGNGKTGFTIEKYIAIIKDEKIIKKLSVSDLNQSFVGKSGLFIKKIGYIPYVDKMNNTQVSRWNEYPKVGIVSGDTAANLLENDFSRLKETADIVLNESLSKIKVYKKITIPEFTLSKSLDGSILVDAKFSSNLENEKNKLDNSGSLIQILKARAEGKQYLETEKGFIKITSELDWLKNKVQEDGQLKLSTLEFVKFHEQFGSESKVKGKPAVIEKIRAGLISRETLLLPSLKETNLKLRPYQEDGLRWLWWLYNNQLGGLLADEMGLGKTHQAMGLISSITHNEQNSISLIVCPTSVIDHWLDKMSKYIPNINSLCFHGPNRKNHLLKIEKNKTNHYAFVTSYGILLRDIQILMQFKWNLVILDEAHLVKNQSTRTYKAACKINSNMRLCLTGTPLENDLLELKNLFDYIAPNYLGTDNEFKKKYMITNEDIDPISDVELHRLIHPFKMRRNKMDVLTDLPEKVEDIRYCHLNTAQKRLYNEALNLKGKKIIDDLQNEKNPIPYIHIFSLISLLKQICNDPSIIDPQYSNIGSGKLQVFDELLSEALESKQKVVVFSQYAKMVHKLSERLTMQGIKHVTLTGQSVNRGNIVKEFQENNDVKVFIGSLLAGGTGIDLTSASVVIHFDRWWNAAKENQATDRIHRIGQIRNVQVYKLVTKGTLEERIDEIISRKKIIFERFIEQDEEVFKNLSREDLLQLLKAPVDNTEIDIQDDDSFEVYNI